One window from the genome of Alnus glutinosa chromosome 13, dhAlnGlut1.1, whole genome shotgun sequence encodes:
- the LOC133854444 gene encoding NAC domain-containing protein 43-like: protein MAKDMNLSINGQSQVPPGFRFHPTEEELLHYYLRKKVADEKIDLDVIREVDLNKLEPWDIQEMCKIGSTPQNDWYFFSHKDKKYPTGTRTNRATAAGFWKATGRDKIIYSGFRRIGLRKTLVFYKGRAPHGQKSDWIMHEYRLDESIPDTSVSNTVGDQSLMGEDGWVVCRVFKKKNFQKALESPKASPISMDSNTQIRNDGVLDQILLYMGRSCKPENESFSNLNISDNMSANNNMIFLTAKHTSSSIGDHHQGQLLDRFMHLPRLESPTLPSLPISSSPFDQDHHHSLKACYQSFDEMLTETEPSFTNQTGGCSDTAPVDHDPTKTRLNDWVAFDRLVASQLNGQEETAKQLSCFTDPNMAFCPPPDDDVQLADIRSSRLSQIAHVYNSANDIWSFTKSSSPSSSSDPLSHLSV, encoded by the exons ATGGCAAAAGATATGAATCTGTCCATAAATGGTCAATCCCAGGTTCCTCCAGGTTTCCGATTTCATCCAACAGAAGAGGAACTTCTTCACTACTACCTCAGGAAGAAAGTTGCCGATGAGAAGATTGACCTTGATGTCATCCGCGAAGTTGATCTTAATAAGCTCGAGCCATGGGATATTCAAG AGATGTGCAAGATTGGATCCACCCCACAGAATGATTGGTACTTCTTTAGTCACAAAGACAAAAAGTATCCAACGGGGACTCGAACAAATCGTGCGACAGCAGCTGGGTTTTGGAAGGCCACAGGCCGAGATAAGATCATCTATAGCGGCTTTAGAAGAATCGGACTGAGGAAGACTCTGGTGTTCTACAAGGGACGAGCTCCACATGGACAAAAATCAGATTGGATCATGCATGAGTATAGGCTTGATGAAAGCATCCCCGACACTAGC GTTTCTAATACAGTAGGAGATCAGTCATTGATGGGCGAAGACGGATGGGTGGTTTGCCGTGTattcaagaagaagaattttcagaaagcCCTAGAGAGTCCTAAAGCCTCGCCTATCTCTATGGATTCAAACACCCAGATAAGAAATGACGGGGTCCTGGATCAAATACTATTGTACATGGGAAGGAGTTGCAAGCCGGAAAACGAATCATTCAGCAACCTTAATATCTCCGACAACATGAGTGCCAACAACAACATGATATTTCTCACTGCAAAGCACACAAGTAGCAGCATCGGCGATCATCATCAAGGGCAGCTCCTTGATAGATTCATGCATCTCCCACGCCTAGAGAGCCCAACCCTTCCTTCTCTTCCCATCAGTAGCTCACCCTTCGATCAGGATCATCACCATAGCCTCAAAGCATGTTATCAATCATTTGATGAGATGCTTACAGAAACTGAACCTTCCTTCACCAACCAAACCGGTGGCTGCAGTGACACGGCCCCAGTTGATCATGACCCGACGAAAACTAGGCTTAATGACTGGGTTGCCTTTGATAGGCTGGTGGCGTCCCAACTTAATGGCCAAGAAGAGACAGCGAAGCAATTATCCTGCTTCACTGACCCCAACATGGCTTTCTGTCCTCCTCCTGATGACGACGTACAATTAGCAGACATACGTTCAAGTAGGCTAAGTCAAATCGCGCATGTCTACAATAGCGCCAATGATATATGGAGCTTCACCAAATCATCATCACCATCGTCGTCATCGGACCCTCTATCCCACTTGTCTGTATAA